CGGTATTCGTGATAAACAAGATCAGTAAAcgcattatatttttttttaaaaaaaaccacCTTTGTAATTTAGGTAAATAATTTGACTTTTTAGTGTTTTAATTGATTGGTATATGGGTTCTCCAAATAGATTTATTCCACTAAAATTGTTAATAACCTTTTTTAGTGCACTTTGTCGTCTGTTGGAATAAGTAAGAATTCATAATATTACGATTTAAGCTAAGTAAACTTAAAATGGAGTTACAAAGTTTCATAAATTTTAGatagatattaattttaatatattattaatgtaaattttgGCTTAGATATATTTCCACTAAAATGTTAGTAACCTTTTTTGGTACACTGTCGTTAGTAGAAATTCATCAGGATATATGAAATTATGATTAAAGATAAGTAAATTTAAGTGAGCCATATtaattatcacaaatttttaataGAGATTAATTTCGGCATATTAATGGTGTATACTTTTGCacagataattaattatattgcaattttttaaacatttatcgCAAGAACGATTTATGattaatgaatgtaaaaaaattctaattaagtaaacaataaaagttgtattaaaaatcatgttatagCAATCTTTTCTCCACATATCTTAACTCATAACAATGTAGTTTTCCAAACTCATTAAGAAGATAGTATATATGGttaccttttgtttttataagaaaaattgttaaattttcgGAAACGTATACTGGTGGTactcattaaaaattatattttaagatgatATAATGGGAAAATGTCTAACATTTTGATCCTCTAAATTTGCCTCACTACCGAATGACCCTCATCATCTAGTACATAAAATGACTCCTGTGGACGATAGGTGAGTAGAACCAAGAGCATCAGCAGCGCTAGCAACAGCAAGGGAAAAACCCAGGTTAATGCTTGATTATTCGGAACCATTAAGTTCAGATTTTGGTTCAAATCTGCTTGGTGTGCCATTGTCACCTCCTCCTCGTAGTCGGAGCTATCCACATCAGAGAGAGAGCAGGCATGGCTGTCTCCCTTGAATTTTTCCTTTGCATGTTGTACCAGCTCTGACGGCCAAACTTGCTCCTCCTTGTATTCCAGGGAGGTGGTCCCTGTTTCTTTTGAGGTATCCTCTGAGCCAGACTCTGAAACTTCATCCGACATCAgctcatcctcctcctcctcctcatcatcctcgGTTCCAGTTTCTGTTTCTGAGGATGCTAGATCGTCTTGAGGTATTTCATCCTTTTGATCCAGCTCTTGTTCTTGGCCAATGGGTCTGTTAAACAATGACACCATGCATTCTTCCGCAACCCCACTTACGTTCGACGAAGCCGCACTTTGTGGGGGCGAAGAGTCAGAAAACACAATTTCCTGATGTTGAAAGCAGGTTGGGCTCTCCTGATCACCACTTCTGGGTTTAAGCTCACTTTTCTCCTCCTGAAAATATATCCAAGTTTTTCTGACAATTGAAACTCAAGCATTTACATACTTAAAGAAATTAAGGATTAATTACTTGGTCGAGGTTCGTATTGGATGTCCAATAGCTGCAAGCAGTAACATACAAACACTAGTTAAAGAAGCGTCGGAATCAGACAACAAAAAAAAGACAGAAACATATATAAGCAAGGAAGTGCGTGCTCCTAATAAATAAATGGTATATGTTGACGTAGCATACCATGTGGCATCTCGATTTCCGATTGATGAGTTC
The sequence above is drawn from the Vigna radiata var. radiata cultivar VC1973A chromosome 3, Vradiata_ver6, whole genome shotgun sequence genome and encodes:
- the LOC111241393 gene encoding uncharacterized protein LOC111241393 — its product is MEGKRQGRNKVLPTNALCIGGEGGIAGLFVFGGALAIAGFMAVASFASNKQKAKATHDQQTKPKPQQLLLDEHECKSEDDHDTTQSLTSLVKNSSIGNRDATCYWTSNTNLDQEEKSELKPRSGDQESPTCFQHQEIVFSDSSPPQSAASSNVSGVAEECMVSLFNRPIGQEQELDQKDEIPQDDLASSETETGTEDDEEEEEDELMSDEVSESGSEDTSKETGTTSLEYKEEQVWPSELVQHAKEKFKGDSHACSLSDVDSSDYEEEVTMAHQADLNQNLNLMVPNNQALTWVFPLLLLALLMLLVLLTYRPQESFYVLDDEGHSVVRQI